From a single Persephonella sp. genomic region:
- the fliQ gene encoding flagellar biosynthesis protein FliQ, whose amino-acid sequence MGLDQTISLIQQMLYTALIVGAPVILIAFIVGLAISIFQAATQIHEMTLTFIPKIVATIIALIIFGSWMFRKLVDFTQELLTNLINYIS is encoded by the coding sequence ATGGGATTAGACCAGACAATAAGCCTGATTCAGCAGATGTTATATACGGCTTTAATTGTAGGTGCACCGGTAATTCTAATAGCTTTTATTGTAGGTCTTGCAATCAGTATATTTCAGGCTGCAACCCAGATACATGAAATGACATTAACATTTATTCCTAAAATTGTTGCCACGATAATAGCACTAATTATATTCGGTTCCTGGATGTTCAGGAAACTGGTTGATTTTACACAGGAACTTTTAACAAATTTAATAAACTATATCTCGTGA
- a CDS encoding fumarate hydratase — protein MREINVSVIKDKVKQMILDAEYKLPEDFIKALETAKAFEESETGKEILDTILENAKVAATEQVAYCQDTGYPVFFVEIGQDVHITGGNIRDAINEAVREATKEGYLRASLAYDPIFDRKNTGDNTPALIYFDIVPGDKIKIKFAAKGGGSENQSKQAMLKPADGIEGIKKFVLKSIANAGPNACPPFTVGVGIGGTFDYSAVLAKKALFRPIGHRHPDPRIAMLEEELLQLANQLGVGPLGFGGTTTAVDVKIEIAPVHIASLPVAVNIQCHAARHTELEI, from the coding sequence ATGAGAGAGATAAATGTTTCTGTCATAAAAGATAAAGTGAAACAGATGATATTAGATGCAGAGTATAAGCTGCCTGAAGATTTTATAAAAGCTTTAGAAACTGCCAAAGCATTTGAGGAGTCGGAAACAGGAAAGGAAATACTTGATACTATACTGGAAAATGCAAAAGTAGCAGCAACGGAACAGGTGGCATACTGTCAGGATACAGGATATCCTGTTTTCTTTGTTGAAATCGGACAGGATGTTCATATTACCGGCGGAAATATAAGAGATGCTATAAATGAAGCAGTTAGAGAAGCTACAAAAGAAGGATATTTAAGGGCATCTCTTGCTTATGACCCTATTTTCGACAGAAAAAATACCGGAGATAATACTCCTGCTTTAATCTATTTTGATATTGTTCCTGGAGATAAGATAAAAATTAAATTTGCTGCCAAAGGAGGCGGTTCTGAAAACCAGAGTAAGCAGGCAATGTTAAAACCTGCAGATGGCATTGAAGGAATTAAAAAATTCGTTCTTAAATCAATAGCAAATGCAGGACCAAATGCATGTCCACCGTTTACAGTAGGAGTTGGAATAGGAGGAACTTTTGATTACTCAGCTGTTTTGGCTAAGAAGGCACTTTTCAGGCCTATCGGACATAGGCACCCTGACCCAAGAATAGCAATGCTTGAAGAAGAGTTGTTACAACTGGCAAACCAGCTTGGAGTTGGACCCCTCGGTTTCGGAGGAACAACAACAGCAGTTGATGTAAAAATAGAAATTGCCCCTGTTCATATAGCATCTTTACCTGTGGCAGTTAATATCCAGTGTCATGCTGCAAGACATACAGAATTAGAGATATAA
- a CDS encoding flagellar hook protein FlgE: protein MIQSFYTGNAGLGANREWLSVISDNIANVNTIGFKAERANFEDLISKSMTTFANGAPKNYEIGGGSFVGSTTKDFSQGSLMNTNTPTDLALDGEGFFMVQDSQGLTYYTRAGQFRTNAEGDLINLNGQKLLGWTLDKNGNISGAIKAINVPNSMDPSQTTKIAFKEPTNLDSRVKVISAAFTPGDSTTFNYVNSFTTYDSLGNPHITSYYFQRTGTNTWNVYKLIDGTIAPVEVDGNLYKSVRLTFNSDGTLDVNNIYADTQISMSSDEPASDTAGTGNDGYFELSYVATKGSIHIKSYTTGGNTYIVNWHDDGAGKILDENGNVVGTVEYEYGSPPQTRIRIPILENGSGGDEIKVDYLHSEAAGSVAVDPTQVKFAGYDPNNGATNPLQTTENFKEIRQVASDFIFYAQQDGYAKGDLLSVAVSEDGIVKGVYSNGQVKDIARIAIATFKDKEILVRKGNNLYLPNSQTYTPIIVPGGVISKVRSGFLELSNVDISREFINLITAQRAYQANARTITTSDQVLQETMNIKR, encoded by the coding sequence ATGATTCAATCATTTTACACAGGAAATGCAGGATTAGGCGCAAACAGAGAATGGCTTTCTGTTATATCTGACAATATTGCAAATGTAAACACAATAGGTTTTAAAGCAGAAAGAGCCAATTTTGAGGATCTAATTTCAAAAAGTATGACAACCTTTGCAAACGGCGCCCCAAAGAATTATGAAATTGGCGGAGGAAGTTTTGTAGGTTCTACCACAAAGGATTTCTCACAAGGTTCTCTGATGAACACAAACACACCAACAGACCTTGCATTAGATGGAGAAGGATTCTTTATGGTTCAGGACAGTCAGGGACTTACATACTACACAAGAGCCGGACAATTTAGAACAAATGCAGAAGGAGACTTGATAAACCTGAACGGTCAGAAACTTTTAGGATGGACACTGGATAAAAATGGAAATATTTCAGGTGCAATAAAAGCAATAAACGTTCCTAACTCTATGGATCCATCCCAAACAACCAAAATTGCCTTTAAAGAGCCTACTAACCTTGATTCAAGGGTAAAGGTAATATCGGCAGCCTTTACACCGGGAGATTCAACAACATTTAACTATGTAAACTCTTTTACAACTTATGATTCCCTTGGAAATCCACATATAACATCTTACTACTTCCAGAGAACAGGAACAAACACATGGAATGTTTATAAACTAATTGATGGAACCATTGCACCGGTTGAAGTTGATGGAAATTTATACAAATCTGTAAGATTAACTTTTAACTCAGATGGCACTTTAGATGTTAATAATATATATGCAGACACACAAATAAGTATGTCCTCTGATGAACCAGCAAGTGATACAGCGGGAACAGGCAATGATGGGTATTTCGAACTTAGTTATGTTGCAACGAAAGGAAGTATCCATATTAAATCATATACAACAGGAGGAAATACATATATAGTAAATTGGCATGATGATGGTGCAGGAAAAATTCTCGATGAAAATGGAAATGTAGTTGGAACAGTTGAGTATGAATATGGTTCTCCTCCTCAAACTCGTATACGTATACCTATCCTTGAAAATGGCTCAGGTGGAGATGAAATCAAAGTAGATTACCTTCACAGTGAAGCAGCCGGTTCTGTAGCTGTTGATCCAACTCAGGTAAAATTTGCAGGATATGACCCAAATAACGGTGCAACCAACCCATTACAAACTACAGAAAACTTTAAGGAAATTAGGCAGGTAGCATCTGATTTTATCTTCTATGCACAGCAGGATGGATATGCAAAAGGAGATTTATTATCTGTTGCTGTCAGCGAAGATGGTATTGTAAAAGGTGTTTACTCTAATGGACAGGTTAAAGATATAGCACGAATAGCAATTGCAACATTTAAAGACAAAGAAATCCTTGTTAGAAAAGGAAATAATCTTTATCTCCCAAATAGCCAGACATACACACCAATTATTGTCCCTGGTGGTGTTATATCAAAAGTCAGAAGTGGATTTTTAGAACTTTCTAACGTTGATATATCAAGGGAATTTATAAACCTTATAACAGCACAAAGGGCATATCAGGCTAACGCAAGGACAATAACAACATCTGACCAGGTTCTTCAAGAGACAATGAATATCAAGAGATAA
- the flhB gene encoding flagellar biosynthesis protein FlhB: MAKDPSKTEKATPRRRQKAREEGQVARSQDIPIAATLIVTFLILIAYIPFSYHLLTEYFHYTFSDPLSLIPERNEGFILYTIKIISLLILPIFAVLLVTGVFSNVLQFGFLFSTKALTPKLDRLNVIKGLGRIFSMKTAFELIRNLLKLIFASAVAYFLMVKIMNNSFNMSFIPFNHEVYFMLKYTLMLVLAFAISSIPVAIIDFIYRKWEYEENLKMSKEEVKEERKMYEGNPQIKAAIRKKQREIAMMRMMAEVPKADVVITNPDHYAVALVYERGKMNAPKVIAKGKNLIAEKIKEIAKKHDIPIVENPPLARALYSSVEVGHFIPEKFYVAVAKILAKVYKQKGLLS; encoded by the coding sequence ATGGCAAAAGACCCAAGCAAAACGGAGAAGGCGACTCCCCGGCGTCGCCAAAAGGCAAGGGAAGAGGGGCAGGTTGCACGGAGTCAGGATATCCCAATAGCAGCCACGTTAATTGTAACTTTTCTAATTTTAATAGCGTATATTCCCTTTTCCTATCATCTGCTTACAGAATATTTTCACTATACATTTTCAGACCCGTTATCTCTTATTCCAGAAAGGAATGAGGGGTTTATCCTTTATACAATAAAAATAATATCCCTTTTGATATTGCCTATTTTTGCTGTTTTACTGGTAACAGGCGTGTTTTCTAATGTATTACAGTTTGGATTTTTATTCTCCACAAAGGCTTTAACTCCCAAATTAGACAGATTAAATGTTATAAAAGGGCTCGGAAGAATTTTTTCAATGAAAACAGCATTTGAACTGATAAGAAACCTGCTAAAATTAATTTTTGCCTCTGCAGTTGCATATTTTCTTATGGTCAAAATAATGAATAACTCGTTTAATATGTCATTTATACCATTTAATCATGAAGTGTATTTTATGCTGAAATATACACTGATGCTTGTTCTGGCCTTTGCTATATCCTCAATTCCTGTTGCAATAATTGATTTTATATATCGCAAATGGGAGTATGAAGAAAATCTGAAAATGAGTAAAGAAGAAGTAAAAGAAGAAAGAAAAATGTATGAAGGTAATCCTCAAATAAAAGCAGCCATCAGAAAAAAACAAAGAGAAATAGCAATGATGCGTATGATGGCAGAAGTGCCAAAAGCTGATGTGGTGATTACAAACCCAGACCACTATGCTGTGGCACTTGTGTATGAAAGGGGTAAAATGAATGCACCTAAGGTAATCGCAAAAGGAAAAAATCTAATTGCTGAAAAAATAAAAGAAATTGCTAAAAAACATGATATTCCTATTGTGGAAAACCCACCCCTTGCGAGGGCTTTATATTCCTCTGTAGAGGTGGGTCATTTCATACCTGAAAAATTTTATGTTGCTGTGGCAAAAATACTCGCAAAAGTATATAAACAGAAAGGTTTACTTTCCTAA
- a CDS encoding flagellar hook capping FlgD N-terminal domain-containing protein — protein MELNGISEYLKKPQIVDAGYDNAKMKNEDFLKVLLADLAWQDPLNAKDISDFISNTVKLRQMEVLNDFQKTVELLKKANEANSLLYASNLIGKKIFYEGNYTYVENGKSRVKFKLEDNADFVKVTVLDKNGKVVESKSFSNLEGGKEYPFEIDNPDLKDGYYTVYIEAKKGKQAVKATLISKGYVESVLKSKDGIKVLVHNDEVDLNSIVQIGG, from the coding sequence ATGGAATTAAATGGGATTAGTGAGTATCTAAAAAAGCCTCAGATAGTAGATGCCGGATATGATAATGCAAAAATGAAAAATGAGGATTTTCTAAAAGTTCTTCTTGCTGACCTTGCCTGGCAAGATCCTCTAAATGCAAAGGACATTTCGGATTTTATCAGCAATACAGTCAAACTCAGACAGATGGAAGTTCTGAATGATTTTCAAAAAACTGTTGAACTATTGAAAAAGGCGAATGAGGCAAATTCCCTTTTATATGCATCAAATCTTATTGGCAAAAAAATATTTTACGAAGGAAATTACACTTATGTAGAAAATGGAAAATCCAGGGTAAAGTTCAAACTGGAAGATAATGCTGATTTTGTTAAGGTTACAGTTTTAGATAAAAACGGAAAAGTAGTTGAAAGCAAAAGTTTTTCAAATCTTGAAGGGGGAAAGGAATATCCATTTGAAATAGATAATCCAGACCTTAAAGACGGTTATTACACTGTTTATATTGAGGCTAAAAAAGGTAAACAAGCTGTAAAAGCTACTTTAATCAGCAAAGGTTATGTCGAAAGTGTATTAAAGTCAAAAGATGGTATAAAAGTTTTAGTCCACAATGATGAAGTAGACTTAAATTCTATTGTTCAAATAGGAGGTTAA
- a CDS encoding flagellar biosynthetic protein FliO: protein MLDYSDILRVIASFIIVVVLIYSIYYMINRYGKGILPGQKGLISILDIKYLGKNKGLAIIKANQKYYFVSFDEKNVSIIEKWDSLHEIEGETKNKNEKESPSET from the coding sequence TTGCTTGATTATTCAGATATTCTCAGGGTAATCGCCTCATTTATTATCGTTGTGGTTCTTATCTACTCTATTTATTATATGATAAATCGTTATGGTAAAGGTATCTTACCGGGACAAAAAGGTCTGATTTCCATTCTGGATATCAAATATTTAGGGAAAAACAAAGGTCTGGCCATAATAAAGGCAAATCAAAAATATTATTTCGTTTCCTTTGATGAAAAAAATGTGAGTATAATAGAAAAATGGGATAGCTTGCATGAGATAGAGGGAGAGACTAAAAATAAAAATGAAAAAGAAAGCCCTTCTGAAACTTGA
- a CDS encoding FliI/YscN family ATPase → MKLKERLKRIPRYKVKGKITGVTGPIIEAYLPRVSIGDSCIIENGIEAEVVGFKDGKTLLMAYDDTKGIAVGSWIEALQEPVRVGVGKDLLGCVVDAFGKPLNKENFTPEYLYYIKNEVVNPLKRERIREPLDTGVRTINSLLTIGKGQRIGIFAGAGVGKSTLLGMVARYTEAEVSVIALIGERGREVREFIEDNLGEEGLKKSVVVVATSDQPPLAKIRAVYTAIAIANYFSNQGKNVLFLLDSLTRLAMAQREIGLAIGEPPTTKGYTPSVFALLPKFIEQAGNFEGRGSITGIYTILVEGDDISMDPVADAAMGFLDGHIILSRKLANKRIFPAIDVLKSVSRLMPQIVSDDILKYQSIFLNMEATYEEAEDMINLGLYKKGTTPKIDLAIEVHPEIENFLKQDMNQKVDLEQSFDQLKELVEEIKQRGLRYGIKWD, encoded by the coding sequence ATGAAATTAAAAGAGAGATTAAAAAGAATTCCCCGTTATAAGGTCAAAGGTAAAATAACAGGTGTCACTGGCCCTATCATAGAAGCGTATCTTCCCCGGGTATCAATCGGAGACAGTTGTATTATTGAAAATGGTATAGAAGCAGAAGTTGTCGGATTTAAAGATGGAAAAACGCTGCTTATGGCCTATGATGACACCAAAGGAATTGCTGTTGGAAGTTGGATTGAAGCCCTTCAAGAACCTGTAAGGGTAGGGGTAGGGAAAGACCTCTTAGGATGTGTTGTTGATGCATTTGGAAAACCTCTTAACAAAGAAAATTTCACTCCGGAATATCTATATTACATAAAAAATGAGGTAGTTAATCCATTAAAAAGAGAAAGAATAAGAGAACCGTTAGATACAGGAGTTAGAACAATAAACTCCCTTCTAACAATTGGCAAAGGTCAGAGAATCGGTATATTTGCAGGTGCAGGTGTAGGCAAAAGCACACTTCTAGGGATGGTTGCTAGATATACAGAAGCCGAAGTAAGTGTAATAGCCCTGATAGGTGAAAGAGGTAGAGAAGTCCGAGAATTTATAGAAGATAATTTAGGGGAAGAAGGATTAAAAAAATCCGTTGTTGTTGTTGCTACTTCTGACCAGCCACCCCTTGCAAAAATAAGAGCTGTTTATACTGCAATAGCTATAGCAAATTATTTTTCAAATCAAGGAAAAAATGTTTTATTTTTGCTTGACTCATTAACAAGACTGGCTATGGCACAAAGAGAAATTGGCCTTGCAATAGGAGAACCACCTACAACCAAAGGATATACTCCATCAGTTTTTGCATTACTCCCAAAGTTTATTGAACAGGCAGGAAATTTTGAAGGAAGAGGAAGTATAACAGGTATTTATACAATCTTAGTGGAAGGTGATGATATCTCAATGGATCCTGTTGCTGATGCAGCTATGGGATTTTTAGACGGACATATAATATTATCAAGAAAGCTTGCCAATAAAAGAATATTCCCTGCCATCGATGTCCTAAAAAGCGTTAGCAGGTTAATGCCCCAGATAGTAAGTGACGATATATTAAAATACCAGAGCATATTCTTAAATATGGAAGCAACTTATGAAGAAGCAGAAGATATGATTAACTTGGGGTTATACAAAAAAGGAACAACCCCAAAGATAGACCTTGCGATTGAAGTTCATCCTGAAATAGAGAACTTCTTAAAGCAGGATATGAACCAAAAGGTTGACCTTGAGCAAAGTTTTGATCAACTTAAAGAATTAGTAGAGGAAATAAAACAAAGAGGTTTAAGATATGGAATTAAATGGGATTAG
- a CDS encoding FliM/FliN family flagellar motor switch protein: MEEKDEKKELNNAAVEEELDISFLKDVTVKVTGEVGKTTKNFIDILKLKEGDIIKLDKHIEDYIEIYIRGQLFAIGELVVVNDKYAIRVVDLA; this comes from the coding sequence ATGGAAGAAAAAGACGAAAAGAAAGAGCTTAATAATGCGGCTGTTGAGGAAGAATTAGATATATCCTTCCTTAAGGATGTAACTGTAAAAGTCACAGGTGAAGTAGGGAAAACCACCAAAAATTTTATAGATATTCTAAAGTTAAAAGAAGGAGATATTATAAAGTTAGACAAACATATTGAGGATTATATTGAGATTTATATAAGAGGCCAGTTATTTGCCATAGGTGAACTGGTCGTTGTAAATGATAAATATGCTATAAGGGTTGTTGACCTTGCTTGA
- a CDS encoding flagellar biosynthetic protein FliR, which yields MSVAFGLVLSRVIGVFIGFPLLNTSLVPLNVRIMLSIAFAFFFMSIFELKIPIENFSLLHYFMLVLRELLIGFLLGLLVNIFISAFSYAAELISYFMGFTIVNVFDPTFGQISVLDRFFILLFYLLFFVTGAYQFVIGGLVMSFKVLPIGVLSFNPQSFVYLFKEAPLIFYLGFKIAFPFVLILFMVNVALALINRLIPQINVFIVGLPLQIFVGLASLAIATSLIIYFSTSVINNFSESYIKLIGIMGK from the coding sequence ATGTCAGTTGCTTTTGGACTTGTTTTATCCCGTGTTATCGGGGTTTTTATAGGTTTCCCACTACTTAATACTTCTCTTGTTCCGCTAAATGTTCGTATAATGCTTTCTATAGCTTTTGCCTTTTTCTTTATGTCTATCTTTGAACTTAAAATCCCTATAGAAAATTTTTCGCTTCTACATTATTTTATGCTTGTTTTAAGGGAACTACTAATCGGATTTTTACTGGGTCTTCTTGTAAATATTTTTATTTCCGCCTTTTCTTATGCAGCAGAGCTGATAAGCTATTTTATGGGATTTACAATTGTGAATGTATTTGACCCAACTTTTGGTCAAATTTCTGTTTTAGATAGATTTTTCATTCTTCTTTTTTATCTACTATTTTTTGTTACAGGGGCTTATCAGTTTGTGATTGGCGGCCTTGTAATGAGTTTTAAAGTGCTACCAATTGGGGTGCTATCTTTCAATCCCCAATCTTTTGTTTATCTTTTTAAAGAAGCACCTCTTATATTTTATTTGGGATTTAAGATAGCATTTCCTTTTGTATTAATTTTGTTTATGGTAAACGTAGCTCTTGCCTTAATTAACAGGCTCATTCCACAGATAAATGTTTTTATTGTCGGTCTACCCCTCCAGATTTTTGTTGGCCTTGCTTCCCTTGCCATTGCAACCTCACTTATAATCTACTTCTCAACTTCAGTTATAAATAATTTTTCCGAAAGTTATATAAAACTTATTGGAATTATGGGTAAATAA
- a CDS encoding flagellar basal body-associated FliL family protein, translated as MAEENKEQEEQQQGGGKKKLIILLVVLLLLLGGGGGAAYKFLVLDKQEAKKEENKAEKIQQEIKNIENLGIMFEVGTFVVNLADKDADRYLKVTIILELENEQVKQEVEKRLPQIKDSITTLLFTKTSRELRTAEGVEKLKEEILRRVNAILPLGGVKNVYFTDFVIQTA; from the coding sequence ATGGCAGAAGAAAATAAAGAACAGGAAGAACAGCAGCAAGGAGGAGGTAAGAAAAAACTTATCATCCTCCTTGTTGTTTTACTACTTCTTTTAGGTGGTGGAGGAGGAGCTGCTTATAAATTTTTAGTATTAGATAAACAAGAAGCCAAAAAAGAAGAGAATAAGGCAGAAAAAATACAGCAAGAAATAAAAAATATAGAAAATCTTGGAATTATGTTTGAGGTTGGCACTTTTGTTGTCAACCTTGCAGATAAAGATGCAGATAGATACTTAAAGGTAACAATAATTCTGGAACTTGAAAATGAACAGGTAAAACAGGAAGTTGAAAAAAGGCTTCCTCAGATAAAGGATAGCATAACAACTTTACTGTTTACAAAAACATCCCGGGAACTAAGGACAGCTGAAGGAGTAGAAAAACTAAAAGAGGAAATACTTCGCAGAGTAAATGCTATTCTTCCACTTGGCGGTGTTAAAAATGTTTACTTTACAGACTTTGTAATACAAACGGCTTAA
- the fliP gene encoding flagellar type III secretion system pore protein FliP (The bacterial flagellar biogenesis protein FliP forms a type III secretion system (T3SS)-type pore required for flagellar assembly.) produces the protein MKKKALLKLEFLLLFPFLSFGDAVSDTLAQLNNLDITLKILFLITILSLVPSILISFTSFVRIVIVLSLLRHALGIPQSPPNQVIIALSLFLTFFIMKPVFVDINNNAIQPYLNKEIGDMEAIKRAQIPVKKFMLHNTRKEDLKLFLDIAKEKPEKPEDISMITLIPAFMISEIKTAFEIVFIIFLPFLIIDLLVASILMSMGMMMIPPMLISLPFKLILFVLADGFELLTKALIESYR, from the coding sequence ATGAAAAAGAAAGCCCTTCTGAAACTTGAATTTTTATTGCTTTTTCCTTTTCTTTCTTTTGGGGATGCTGTTTCCGATACACTTGCCCAATTAAATAATCTGGATATTACCTTAAAAATTCTTTTCCTTATTACAATACTCAGTCTTGTTCCATCTATTTTAATATCATTTACATCCTTTGTGAGAATAGTTATTGTTCTTTCTTTATTAAGACATGCCCTTGGTATTCCACAATCTCCTCCTAATCAGGTTATTATTGCTTTATCTTTGTTTTTAACATTTTTTATTATGAAACCTGTATTTGTGGACATAAACAACAATGCAATTCAGCCATATCTGAATAAAGAAATTGGAGATATGGAGGCTATTAAAAGAGCACAGATTCCAGTCAAAAAGTTTATGCTTCATAATACACGGAAAGAAGATCTAAAATTATTTCTTGATATTGCAAAGGAAAAGCCTGAAAAACCTGAAGATATAAGTATGATAACCTTAATACCTGCATTTATGATTAGTGAGATTAAAACAGCCTTTGAAATCGTATTTATAATATTCCTGCCTTTTTTAATTATTGATCTGCTTGTTGCAAGTATTTTGATGTCCATGGGAATGATGATGATACCCCCTATGCTTATATCCTTACCGTTTAAGCTGATATTATTTGTTCTGGCAGATGGTTTTGAACTGCTTACAAAGGCATTAATAGAAAGTTATAGGTGA
- a CDS encoding carboxymuconolactone decarboxylase family protein produces the protein MPYIKLPELEEMDPEIQKLAREILEKTGKLGDIFKLLAIRKDIYFMTDNCVKTLLLNETELPYSTKERIALLVSQANNCPMCVDVHKNIAKMLGMSEEQIEETLKGIDHINTTEEEKELLRFCLRAASKDNYKITKEDLDKVLNLGYTTSQVFEAVTIAAYFNYINTLSNVFGLGK, from the coding sequence ATGCCGTATATTAAATTACCTGAACTGGAAGAAATGGACCCTGAAATTCAAAAACTCGCCAGAGAAATCCTGGAAAAAACCGGAAAACTTGGGGATATTTTTAAACTCCTTGCTATTAGAAAAGATATCTACTTTATGACAGATAACTGCGTTAAAACATTGCTTCTAAACGAAACAGAACTTCCATACTCAACAAAAGAAAGAATTGCCTTACTTGTATCACAGGCAAATAATTGCCCGATGTGTGTTGATGTCCACAAAAATATAGCAAAAATGCTTGGAATGTCAGAAGAGCAAATAGAAGAAACATTGAAAGGTATTGACCATATAAACACAACGGAAGAAGAAAAAGAACTTTTGAGGTTTTGCCTTAGAGCAGCAAGTAAAGATAACTATAAAATAACCAAAGAAGATTTAGATAAAGTTCTTAATCTTGGATATACCACAAGTCAGGTTTTTGAGGCCGTAACAATAGCAGCTTATTTTAACTACATTAATACTCTTTCAAATGTCTTTGGTTTAGGAAAGTAA
- a CDS encoding malate dehydrogenase — protein MGDYKRPIVSVVGAGNVGEHVANLVAIKELANVRMFDLARKDGDKVYEVVKGKALDIKQMATAIGCDVEVEGFTVTPDGDGYEPLKGSDIVVVTAGFPRRPGMSRDDLLSKNVGIIRTISERIAKYAPDAIVIVVSNPVDVLTYAAYKITGFHKDKVMGMAGVLDTARFKAFLSMELKVSVKNINAYVLGSHGDDMVPLLSVSNVGGVPLTKLIPEERLKEIVERTKFGGGEIVSLMGTSAYHAPGASVVEMIEAILTDKKEILPCSVYLEGEDAKHYDAEDICIGVPVKLGAHGIEEVVKLDFTDEERKLWASSVKSVKSGIERIKELGLI, from the coding sequence ATGGGAGACTATAAAAGACCTATAGTATCCGTTGTAGGTGCTGGAAACGTCGGAGAACACGTTGCAAATCTTGTCGCAATAAAGGAACTTGCAAATGTTCGTATGTTTGACCTTGCCAGGAAAGACGGAGACAAAGTCTATGAAGTTGTTAAAGGAAAAGCACTTGATATAAAGCAGATGGCGACTGCAATAGGTTGTGATGTTGAAGTAGAAGGTTTCACAGTTACCCCTGATGGAGATGGATATGAACCATTAAAAGGTTCTGATATAGTTGTTGTTACCGCAGGATTCCCCAGAAGGCCGGGAATGAGCAGGGATGACCTTCTTTCTAAGAATGTGGGAATTATCAGAACTATTTCTGAAAGAATTGCAAAATATGCACCTGATGCAATAGTCATTGTTGTATCAAATCCTGTTGATGTTCTTACTTATGCAGCTTATAAAATAACCGGCTTCCACAAAGACAAAGTTATGGGAATGGCCGGTGTCCTTGATACTGCAAGATTCAAGGCATTCCTATCAATGGAACTAAAGGTGTCTGTTAAAAATATAAATGCTTATGTTTTAGGTAGTCATGGAGATGATATGGTTCCTCTTCTTTCTGTATCAAATGTTGGCGGAGTTCCATTAACAAAACTTATACCAGAAGAAAGATTGAAAGAGATTGTTGAAAGAACTAAATTTGGTGGTGGAGAGATTGTTTCCCTGATGGGAACTTCTGCATATCATGCTCCTGGAGCTTCGGTTGTTGAGATGATAGAAGCTATACTTACCGATAAAAAAGAGATTCTCCCTTGTTCTGTATATCTTGAGGGAGAAGATGCTAAACATTACGATGCTGAGGATATCTGTATAGGAGTGCCTGTTAAATTAGGTGCCCATGGAATAGAAGAAGTTGTAAAACTTGATTTTACAGATGAAGAAAGAAAGCTATGGGCATCTTCTGTAAAATCTGTAAAATCAGGAATTGAAAGAATTAAAGAATTAGGTCTTATATAG